In Methylomonas sp. ZR1, one DNA window encodes the following:
- a CDS encoding cytochrome b/b6 domain-containing protein, protein MNNQHTVAVWDIFIRIFHWSLVVAFTVAYFTSEEENAWHIYAGYTVLGLIIFRILWGIIGSRHARFSDFVRSPGTVYRYIRELRAGSAKHYVGHNPLGGWMVMALLSTLLVVTVSGLKVYAIEEGRGPLAANPTTLSLISAAHAEEDDEEDGKAETQSQDEEFWEEIHEGATNFMLVLIALHVVGVFVSGRAHNEHLIKAMLTGKKSIK, encoded by the coding sequence ATGAATAACCAACACACCGTAGCGGTCTGGGACATTTTTATCCGTATTTTTCACTGGTCGCTGGTCGTTGCCTTTACTGTGGCCTATTTCACCAGCGAGGAAGAAAACGCTTGGCATATTTACGCCGGTTACACGGTTTTGGGTCTGATTATCTTCCGCATTCTGTGGGGAATCATCGGCAGCCGCCATGCCCGATTTAGCGACTTTGTCCGTTCTCCCGGAACTGTTTACCGCTATATTCGCGAACTGCGCGCAGGCTCCGCGAAACATTATGTCGGCCACAATCCTTTGGGCGGCTGGATGGTCATGGCATTGCTCTCAACGTTGCTGGTTGTGACGGTCAGCGGCTTGAAAGTATATGCGATAGAAGAAGGCCGAGGTCCGCTGGCTGCCAATCCAACAACACTAAGTTTGATTAGCGCTGCCCATGCGGAAGAAGACGACGAAGAGGATGGAAAAGCAGAAACGCAAAGCCAAGATGAAGAATTTTGGGAGGAAATTCATGAAGGGGCAACCAATTTTATGCTGGTCCTAATTGCCTTACACGTAGTGGGCGTCTTTGTTTCTGGTAGAGCGCACAACGAACACTTAATCAAAGCCATGCTAACTGGAAAGAAATCAATTAAATGA